GGCTGCAAGCTGGTCGGCAGCACCTTCGTCGATTGCGACCTGCGCCCGTTGACGGTGGACGGCGGCGACTGGTCCTTCGTCGCGCTGCCCGGTGCCGACCTGCGGGGCGCCCGCCTGACCGGGGTGCGGATGCGCGAGGTGGACCTGACCAGGGCCAATCTCACCGGGGCGACGGTCACCGGCGTCGACCTCTCCGGCGCGCAACTGCTCAACGTTCGGCTCGGTGGCGCTGACCTGCGTGGCAGCGACCTCACCGCACTCGACCCGACGGCCGTCGAGCGGGCCGGTGCCATCGTCGACATGGAGCAGGCCGTCGTCATCGCGCAGTTGCTCGGTTTCCGGGTCGGCTGACGCGAGAGGCGCTCGCGGCGCGGTCGATCCCCGGCCGAGCGGGCCCGGTTGTCCGCCGCGTCCATTGGCGGGCTGGACACGTCCGGCGGTCCGGATCTAGCGTGTCGTCCACACCCGTACAAACGCGAAACGGCCCACAGTGGACGGTGTGGTCCGCGTCGGTCGACGACGGCCTGGCGGTGGAGGTGGAGGGGTCGGTGGCGGACGAAGACCGCACGCGGGCGGAGCGCCGCACCGCGCTGCGCCGGGTCACCCGTGCCCGGCAGCGGCGACGTTGGGCGGTGGAGGGAGTCGCCGTACTTGTCTGCCTGGTGGTGTTGATCTCGTACCTCAGCATTCGGTCCGACCCGGAGCCCGGCGACGACCGGGCGGGCCGCTCGGGCGACGTGCCCGCCGGTGCCGCCCGTCCCACCGGTCACCCGGCCACCGACGGACGCACCGGCGAAGCGGGGCCGGCGATGCCCGGCCTGCGTCCGCGTCAGCGCCCGCCCTCGCCCGACCCGACACCGTCGACCAGCGCGCCCGTCGCGCCGCCGGCGTCGCCCGGGCCGCCGGTGCTGTCGGTGACGCGGGGGGAGATGCCCGCGGAGGTCGACCTCACCGCCGTGGGCACCCGGGACTGGATGCACTGGGGGGAGCGTGGCGGCAGGTCGACGGTCCGTAAGCGCTCCGGCTCCGGGGAGATCGTCGACGGGGGTGGCGCCGGCACCCGGGTCGGCTGGGACGGCAACCAGGAGTCCGTCCGCTGGTCCGACGGCTCGTCGGAGCGGTCGGCGAGGGGCAGCTCCAACGGCGTCTACACCTGCGGCGCCGGCAACGGGTTCACCCTCACCATCGCGGGCAGCGGTGCGCCGCGCACGGTCCAGCTGTACGGCGGTATCTGGATGGCCCGGGGGCGCCTCGAAGCGCGGCTGTCCACGGGCGGGCCCTCCAGCACCGCGGTGCTGGAGGATCCGTACACCAGCCAGAGCGCTCAGTTCACGATCCGGTTCACGGTGCCGAAGGGCGCTCGACTGCTGCTGACCTGGACCGTCGAGAAGGTCTTCACTCCGCGCTGCGGCAATGTCGGCCTCCAGGCTGTGGCGGTTCGCTGACCGACCGATCGCACAGCGGGACAGTTTGTCCGTCGCGTACGGTCGAGGAGGTCGTAACTTTCTGCTGTCCCCATCCGACCATCCAGTGTGGAGGCAGCGGAGATGAGTAGCAGTACCGCCCACCGCGTCCGTCGTACCGCTTCGTCCGGTGCCCGTGCAGCGTCGCGGGACGTGCTCCGCGACATCCCCCTGCCGCCGTACGTGACGGGCGAGGACACCCAGTTCGCGGTGCGGGCGGTGGTGGTGCACGCCCCCCAGCGGTGGTCCGGAGGTGTGATCTGCCGCAACGACGCCAGCCCGCACCCGTGCCGCCTGCACCGCTGGGGCACCCGGGTGTTGGCGCTGCGCGGGCTGCGGGCTGCCGACATCGACGCGCTCATCGAGCGCGGCGACCCGACGGCGGTGGTCCCCCCACCGGACCGTCCGGCCTGAGCCCGCGAACGGCCGGGAGGCGCGGGTGCGCCTCCCGGCCGCTGCTCAGCAGGTGATCGGCTTGACCCAGGAACACTCGACGCCCTCTGGGGTGCGGGGCGTCTCCGGCACCGCCGGCGGTGCCACCCGTGCCGTGGTCGCGCCGCCCTCGCGGTATCCGGCCAGCGCCACGGCGATCTGATCCTCCAACGACTTGACCGACGCGGTCAGGTAGTTGTTGAGCAGAATGGAGAACGCCAGCAGTCGGCCGTCGGCGCTGGTGACGTAGCCGGAAAGCCCGGAGACGCCGGTCAGGCTGCCGGTCTTGGCGTGCACGTTCCCCGCTGCCGGAGTGCCGGCCATCCGGCTGCGCAGGGTGCCGCCGACGAACCGCTCGGGTTGCCCGGCGATCGGCAGGGCCGCGTACCAGGTGGCGAACCACGGCTCGGCGCGGACGGCGCTCAGCAGGTCGACGAACTCCGCCGCGGGGACCAGATTGCGCCGGGACAGCCCCGAACCGTCGCGCTGGCGCAGCCTCCCGGTGTCCATGCCGGTGTCGGCCACGTACTCGCTGATCGCGGTGACCCCGGCCGTCCAGGTGCCGGAGCCGGAGAGGACCCGGCCGATCTCCTTGGTCAACACCTCGGCGTGCCCGTTGTTGGAGAGCTTGAGGAACGGCGTCATCAGCTCGCCCAGGCTCATCGAGTCGTGCCGCGCCACCGGCTGGGCCGTCTCCGGGGTGGGCTGGCCGAGCACGGTCCGACCGAGCACCCGGACGCCGTGCCGGTGCAGCGCCGCCCGGAACACGTCGGCCGCATAGCCGGTGGGCTCCCAGACGGTCACCCAGTCGCTGGCGGGCTCGTCGCCGACGGCGATCTGGCCGGTCACCACGACGGTGTTGCCGCCGTGTTCGCGCTCGATCGAGATCGACGTCTCGCCCTCGGTGACCGTCGTGGCGCGGTTGTCGATGCGGACGTACCCGGTGGGTGGGGTGGTGCTGATCACCGGTGGGGCACCGGCCCGGCCGGCCGGGGCGGCGTGCACGATCACCGTGCCCGCGTCGTAGTCGGTGTCCGGGGCGACGGTCAACGCGGAGACCTGGGCGGCGTAGTAGTAGGGCTCGTCGTCCCAGGTCCAGTCGGGGCCGAGTCGGGTGTGGTCGTAACGGGTGTCGTCGGCGACCAGGTTGCCGGCGACGACCCGTACGCCGTCGGCGGCGACCTGCGCGGCGAGCGCGTCGTAGTCGGCGGCGAGCATGCTCGGGTCACCCCCGCCGCGGAGGTAGAGGTTGCCGGAGAGCAGGCCCGCGCGGCGCTTACCGGTGGTGCGTACGTCGGTGGCGAAGCGGTGCCCCGGGCCGAGCAGCTCAAGGGCCGCCGTCGAGGTCAGCAGCTTGGTGTTGGAGGCTGGGACCAGCCGGCGGTCACCGTTGCGGTCGTAGAGCGTCTGTCCCGTGCTGGTGTCGACCACGACCACCGACGCCTGCGCGCCGGCCAGCCGGGTGTCGGCGAGGATCGTGTCGATGGTGTCGTGCAGTCGGGTGGTCGCGGGGGTGGGCGACTCGGCCGTGGCGCCGGGCGCTCCGGCGGTGGCCGCGGTGGCGACCAGCGCGAGCAGCGCGAGGACCCGGGGAAAGTGACGGCGATGCATGCGCTGATGCTGCCACGAAGGTATTCGCCGGAGAAGAGCCTTCGGCGTAGGTTATTGCCGGCTGGGCTAGGTCGGCCGGCCCACCGACTTGTCGTGGCCACCCCAGTAGTGCCGCTGCGCCCCCATCACCATTGGTGCGACCAGCGCGGCGAGCGCCCCGCCGAGCAGCGGGAAGACGATGAACACCCAGAGCTGCCGCAGGGCCACGCCGCCCTCGAACACCGCCGGGCCGAACGCGCGGGCCGGGTTGACCGCGGCGCCGGTCAGCGTCACGCCCACCAGTTGGGTCGCGGCGAGGGCCAACCCGATGGCCAGTCCCGCGGTGCCCGGATTCTCGCTGCGGCTGGTCACCACCAGCACGACCAGCACGAAGAGGAAGGTCAGAACGACTTCCAACACGGCCGCGCCGCCCCGGTTGATGTGTGCGCCGTAGCCGTTCGTGCCCAGCGCCGCGGTCTGGTCCGCCACGTCGCCCCAGCGGGTCAACGCCCAGAGCACGAAGGCGGCCACGGTCGCACCGACGAACTGCGCGATCCAGTACGCCACCGCCCCGATCACCGAGATCTTTCCGGAGAGCAGCACACCGAGCGTCACCGCCGGGTTGACGTGACTGCCGGACAGCGGGCCGATCGTGTAGACGAGTGCGAGCATCACGAACCCGAAGGCCAACGCGACCACCACCACGCCACCCTGCACCCGCGCGGCGACCGCGCTACCCACTCCGAAGAAGACCAGCAGCAGGGTGCCGAGGAATTCGGCAGCGTACCGACGGAAGTCATTCATATACGCAGCGTAAGCATTGTTCCGGTGGTCATAGCCGGAATGGCCCTCTGTGACCGGCGTGACCCCGGGCAGGGGCACAGCGATGGCAACTGCGACGTTGCACCTCGCGTGGAAACCCACTCCGCGGACGTCGTGGTGATCGGTGCCGGTCAGGCCGGTCTCAGCGCCGGGTACCACCTGCGCCGCACCGGCTTCGCCCCCGGCAGCGGCTTCGTCATCCTCGACGGTGACAACGGGCCCGGCGGTGCCTGGCAGCACCGGTGGCCCACGCTTGTCTTCGACCGGGTGCACGGCTTCCACGACCTGCCCGGGCTGCCCCTCCCACCCGCCGAACCGCAGCGCCCGGCGGCGGAGCAGGTCAGCGCGTACTTCGCCGCGTACGAGAGGGCATTCGACCTGCCGGTGCGGCGGCCGGTGCGGGTCCGCGCGGTGCACTCCCGCCCGGACGGGCGGCTGGACGTACAGACCGATGGGGACCGGTGGACCGCCCGGGCACTCATCAACGCCACCGGCACCTGGACCCGGCCGTTCTGGCCGTACTACCCGGGCCGGTCGTCATTTCGGGGGCGGCAGTTGCACACGGCCGACTACCGGGGCCCGGCCGAGTTCGTCGGCCTCCGGGTGGTGGTCGTCGGCGGCGGCACCTCGGCCGTGCAACTGCTCGGCGAGGTCTCCACCGTCGCGGCGTCCACCACCTGGGTGACCCGCCGGCCGCCGGAGTTCAAGGACGCGAAGTTCGGGCCGGAGCTGGGCCGCGCCGCGGTGTCCCGGGTGGACGAGGCGGTCCGGGCGGGCCGCCCACCGGGCAGCGTGGTGGGTGTGACCGGGCTGCCGGTCACCCCGGAGGTACGCCGGCTGCGTGAGCGTGGCGTCCTCGACCGGCTACCCATGTTCGACCGGATCACACCGGACGGGGTGGTCTGGGCCGACGGGCGGTTCGTGGCGGCGGACGTGATCCTCTGGTGCACCGGCTTCCGCGCCGCCATCGACCATCTCGCCCCGCTGGGCCTGCGTGCGCCAGGCGGCGGTATCACGATGGATGGCACCCGGGTGGTCGCCGACGGGCGGATCCACCTGGTCGGATACGGCCCCTCGGCGAGCACGATCGGAGCCAACCGGGCCGGCCGCGCGGCCGTCAACGAGATTCGCGCCTGGCTGGCCCCGGCCGCCGCTCTCGACTGATCAGCCTCTATTTGACGGATGGCCCGGCAGCGGGCACGGTGGAGAGCGAAGGGGCCCTCAGCTGCCCCGATTCGATGCGACGGCGACGACCGTTCGCCCTCCTGTCGCCTCCCACGTGTGCTCGTACGCGCGCCGACTGTCCGGTCTGCGCCAGTTCCCGACCGCGAGCCGAGAATCCACGAGGAGTTCCGCCAATGCTCACCATGACCGATAACGCCGTGCTCGTCATCCGCGACCTCGCGAACCAGCAGGACGTCGCTCAGGACGGCGGGGTACGCATCGCCGCCGACGCCGACGCCGGCTCGCTGACGGTGGAGTTGGTGCCCGAGCCGGTGCAGGGCGATCGTGTGGTCGACAACCAGGGTGCCCGGATCTTCCTGGACGAGGATGCCGCCGAGCTGCTCGGGGACGCGTCGGTGGACGCCACCGTCGATGACGAGGGCATCATCCAGTTCGGCTTCACCGAGCGGCAGTAGGCGAGGCTGGGCCCGCCCGGCGGGGTCACTGCCCCTGCTCAGCTGGCTGCATTGCTGATCGAGACGAGCGCACGGCGCCGCTTCGACCGTGGTCGGAACGTCGCCGCGCTCTGGCCGTCTCCCACCACCGCAGCCGTTCGGCGGTACGCCAGCGGGGACCTGGCTCGACCGGCCGTTCGCGCCGGTCAGAGTGAGCGATCCCCGGTCCGCGCGGATCCAAACCCTCCGACCGTGGGGAATTCCACCATCTGTGCTTCCCGGCGTGACGTGCTGCCGAACGGGGTATGAGCGCGAGCATGGAGCATTTCACGATCGCAACCGTTGCCGAGAACAGTCCGGATTTCCGCCGGGTGCTGTGGACCGGTGAGCACACCCAGCTGGTCATCATGACCATCCCCGCGGATGGGGAGATCGGCGAGGAGGTGCATGAGGACATCGACCAGATCCTGACCTTCGTCAGTGGCGTTGGTGAGGCCCGGGTCGGTGGTGCGAAGCGCAAGGTCGTCGCGGGCGACCTGGTCGTGGTTCCGGCGGGCACCAAGCACAACTTCGTCAACACCGGCCCCAACCCGCTGGTGCTGTACACCGTCTACGGGCCGCCGGAGCACGCCGACAAGGCCGTGCACCGGACCAAGGCGGAGGCCGACGCGGCCGAGGCGGCGGGCAAGGACGAGCCGCCGACCGGGTGACCAGGCCGGCAGCGGTCTGATCCGGGCCGACGCGGGTACCCCCGGCGGGTGGAGCAGCAGCCGGCGATTTCCGACTACGGCTTCCTCTCGGACTCCCGCTCGGGTGCCCTGGTCGGCAAGAACGGCTCGATCGACTGGTGGTGCCCGCACCGGTTCGATGGGGCAGCCGTGTTCGGGCGGCTGCTCGATCCGTCGGCCGGGCATTTCCAGGTGGCGCCGGTCGGTGTCGGCGGTCCGGGGCACCGGGTGGAGCGCGCGTACCTACCGGAGACGCTCGTGCTGCGGACGGTGCACCACACGCCGCACGGCAGCGTGGCGGTCACCGACGCGCTCGCCGCCGAGATGGGCGCCCGCGCGCACGCGCTGGGCATGAACTCGCCTGCCGTGCTGATCCGGGTCGTCGAGGGGTTGTCCGGGCGGGTCCGGATGGCTCTCGACTTCGTGCCCCGGCCGGAGTACGGCCTGCTCACGCCGTACCTGCATGAGCAGCCGGACGGGGGCGTGCTGGCCGGCGCCGGCCCGGTGGTGCTGGTGCTGCGCGCCGACGGCCTGACCCTGCGGGCGGGCGTCGACCGGGTGACCCACGAGTTCGAGGTGTCCGCCGGTCAGGTGGTCGGGATGGACGTCGCGTTCGGTGCTGTCTACGGGGACCCGCCGGTCAGGATGGACCCGGTGGTCGCGCTCGCCGAAACGGTGCGGGCGTGGGAGGCGTACCGGGAGACGCACGAGTATTCCGGCCGGTACCCGGATCTTGTCCGGCAGAGCGCGAGGGTCCTGACCGGCCTGACGTACGCCCGCAGCGGGGCGGTCGCCGCAGCCCTGACCACGTCGCTGCCAGAGCGGATCGGCGGCGACCGCAACTACGACTACCGCTACTCCTGGCTGCGGGACTTCTCGCTGACGATGCGGGCGCTCTGGGTGGCGGCCTGTCCCGACGAAACGTCCCGGCTGTTCGCCTGGGTGGCCCGCTCGATCGGCCGGATCGGCGACGAGCCGGTGCCGGTGCTCTTCGGGCTGGAGGGCGAGCGTGACCTCTCCGAGCACCACTGCCACCATCTGCGCGGATACCGCGACAGCAGGCCGGTCCGCATCGGCAACGACGCCTGGCGGCAGCGGCAGCTCGACGTGCCGGGTGAGGTGATGTCGGCGGTGTGGCGGCTGCGTGACTACCTCGGCACGACGTTCGACGGCGAGTTGCGGGAGATGGTGCTCGGGTTGACCGAGCAGGTGGCCGCGACGTGGCATCTGCCGGACCGGGGTATGTGGGAGACCCGGGACGAGGAGCGCCACTACCTGTCGTCCAAGGTGATCTGCTGGCTGACGCTGGACCGGGCGGTGGGGCTCGCCGACCGACTCGGGGATCGGGCCGACCCGCGTCGCTGGGCCCGGGTGCGCGACGAGATCCGCGACACGGTGCTGCGCGAGGGGTGGAACGACCGGATCGGGGCGTTCACCGGCTCGTTCGGCTCGGCGGAGCTGGACGCCTCGGCGCTGATCCTGCCGGTGGCGCATTTTCTGCCCGCGACCGACCCGCGGATGCGTTCGACGATCTCGATCGTGGAGCGGGAGTTGGGCACGGACGACGGGCTGCTCCGGCGGTGGTCGACGGACCCGGGCGGCTTCCTGCTCTGCTCGTTCTGGCTGGTGGAGTGCCTGGTCATGGCGGGTGAGCCGCAGCGGGCTGAGGAGCTGTTCGAGCGGGTGGTGGGGTACGCCAACGACGTCGGGCTGTTCAGCGAGCAGGTCGACCTGCGGACCGGGGAGCACCTCGGCAACACCCCGCAGGCGCTCTCACACGTCGGGCTGATCAACGCCGCCTGGCGGTTGACCAAGCCGGACAGCTATTGAGCGCGATCCGCTCTACCGGAGGCCTCGACAACGGCTCCCCTCCTGCCGGAATCCTGCAACAGACCTGCAAGCGCCAGGCATTGACGCTGATGCTTACGCAGTCTTAGCCTCGAAGGAGCGGGAAAGCCCTTTCCCAAGGTCTTTGATCCCGCTTCACCCCGCTTCGGATCCGGGCATCCGGCGGGCGCGCACCGATCCCAGGCAATGGCAGCACGCCGTGCCGACACGTCCCCAGGTGGACGGTCGAGGGATCGCCACCACATGCGTCAAGGAGGACAACTGTGCAGAAGAGACGACTCCCCGGCCGCCGGCCACTCCTGCTGGCGGTGGGTGCCGGCGTGACCGTGGCGGCCCTCGCCGCCGGCATGACCTCGGCCTTCGCGGCCACGGTCTTCAGCGACGACTTCAACGACGGCAACACCTCCGGCTGGTCCAAGTCGGGCGGCACCTGGTCGGTCGACGGCTCGGGCGTACTCAACCAGTCCAGCGCCGGCAGTGAGCTGGCCCGGCAGTTCGCCGGCCAGACCAGCTGGACCAACTACTCCGTACAGGCACGGGTCAGGCCGGCGAGCTTCGGCTCGTCCAGCGCCCTGGTCGGGCTGGCCGCCCGGTCCACCAGCAGCACCAAGATGTACCGGCTGGCCCTGCTCGGCTCCGGTCGGGCCGAGCTGCAGGCGGTCAACGGCAGCAACATCACCGCGATCGGCTCCGCGTCGCTGGGCATCGGCACCGGCACCTGGTACACGCTGCGCATCGAGGCCAACGGCAGCACCATCCGGGGCTTCGTCAACGGCACGCAGATCGCGTCCGGCAGCAACAGCCTGGCCGGCGCGGGCCGAATCGGTCTGGTCACCGCGTACGCCAGCGGTGGCTTCGACGACGTGACGGTCGACTCGTCCGGTGGCGGCACCCCGACCACGCCGCCGGCGACCACCGCGCCACCGACCACCCCACCGCCCACCACCCCGGGCCCGACCACCCCGCCGCCCGCCGGCTGGCCGACGCCGACCAGCAGCCAGAAGGTCGACGCCACCATCGCGGTGTCCGGCACGTTCGACGGTGGGCTCAAGCGCTACTACGGCATCGGTGACGGCGGGCAGAGCGAGAGCCAGGACCCGATGTTC
The nucleotide sequence above comes from Micromonospora luteifusca. Encoded proteins:
- a CDS encoding pentapeptide repeat-containing protein, with the translated sequence MPELTEDVTFRHEDWYGEELTDRHFVGCEFFDVDLTEAVSRGAVFTGCTFGNVLFNASRHVDSAFTRCVFRRCNFFEAEFTGCKLVGSTFVDCDLRPLTVDGGDWSFVALPGADLRGARLTGVRMREVDLTRANLTGATVTGVDLSGAQLLNVRLGGADLRGSDLTALDPTAVERAGAIVDMEQAVVIAQLLGFRVG
- the dacB gene encoding D-alanyl-D-alanine carboxypeptidase/D-alanyl-D-alanine endopeptidase gives rise to the protein MHRRHFPRVLALLALVATAATAGAPGATAESPTPATTRLHDTIDTILADTRLAGAQASVVVVDTSTGQTLYDRNGDRRLVPASNTKLLTSTAALELLGPGHRFATDVRTTGKRRAGLLSGNLYLRGGGDPSMLAADYDALAAQVAADGVRVVAGNLVADDTRYDHTRLGPDWTWDDEPYYYAAQVSALTVAPDTDYDAGTVIVHAAPAGRAGAPPVISTTPPTGYVRIDNRATTVTEGETSISIEREHGGNTVVVTGQIAVGDEPASDWVTVWEPTGYAADVFRAALHRHGVRVLGRTVLGQPTPETAQPVARHDSMSLGELMTPFLKLSNNGHAEVLTKEIGRVLSGSGTWTAGVTAISEYVADTGMDTGRLRQRDGSGLSRRNLVPAAEFVDLLSAVRAEPWFATWYAALPIAGQPERFVGGTLRSRMAGTPAAGNVHAKTGSLTGVSGLSGYVTSADGRLLAFSILLNNYLTASVKSLEDQIAVALAGYREGGATTARVAPPAVPETPRTPEGVECSWVKPITC
- a CDS encoding MIP/aquaporin family protein: MNDFRRYAAEFLGTLLLVFFGVGSAVAARVQGGVVVVALAFGFVMLALVYTIGPLSGSHVNPAVTLGVLLSGKISVIGAVAYWIAQFVGATVAAFVLWALTRWGDVADQTAALGTNGYGAHINRGGAAVLEVVLTFLFVLVVLVVTSRSENPGTAGLAIGLALAATQLVGVTLTGAAVNPARAFGPAVFEGGVALRQLWVFIVFPLLGGALAALVAPMVMGAQRHYWGGHDKSVGRPT
- a CDS encoding NAD(P)-binding domain-containing protein, with the translated sequence METHSADVVVIGAGQAGLSAGYHLRRTGFAPGSGFVILDGDNGPGGAWQHRWPTLVFDRVHGFHDLPGLPLPPAEPQRPAAEQVSAYFAAYERAFDLPVRRPVRVRAVHSRPDGRLDVQTDGDRWTARALINATGTWTRPFWPYYPGRSSFRGRQLHTADYRGPAEFVGLRVVVVGGGTSAVQLLGEVSTVAASTTWVTRRPPEFKDAKFGPELGRAAVSRVDEAVRAGRPPGSVVGVTGLPVTPEVRRLRERGVLDRLPMFDRITPDGVVWADGRFVAADVILWCTGFRAAIDHLAPLGLRAPGGGITMDGTRVVADGRIHLVGYGPSASTIGANRAGRAAVNEIRAWLAPAAALD
- a CDS encoding adhesin encodes the protein MLTMTDNAVLVIRDLANQQDVAQDGGVRIAADADAGSLTVELVPEPVQGDRVVDNQGARIFLDEDAAELLGDASVDATVDDEGIIQFGFTERQ
- a CDS encoding cupin domain-containing protein; this encodes MEHFTIATVAENSPDFRRVLWTGEHTQLVIMTIPADGEIGEEVHEDIDQILTFVSGVGEARVGGAKRKVVAGDLVVVPAGTKHNFVNTGPNPLVLYTVYGPPEHADKAVHRTKAEADAAEAAGKDEPPTG
- a CDS encoding glycoside hydrolase family 15 protein, giving the protein MEQQPAISDYGFLSDSRSGALVGKNGSIDWWCPHRFDGAAVFGRLLDPSAGHFQVAPVGVGGPGHRVERAYLPETLVLRTVHHTPHGSVAVTDALAAEMGARAHALGMNSPAVLIRVVEGLSGRVRMALDFVPRPEYGLLTPYLHEQPDGGVLAGAGPVVLVLRADGLTLRAGVDRVTHEFEVSAGQVVGMDVAFGAVYGDPPVRMDPVVALAETVRAWEAYRETHEYSGRYPDLVRQSARVLTGLTYARSGAVAAALTTSLPERIGGDRNYDYRYSWLRDFSLTMRALWVAACPDETSRLFAWVARSIGRIGDEPVPVLFGLEGERDLSEHHCHHLRGYRDSRPVRIGNDAWRQRQLDVPGEVMSAVWRLRDYLGTTFDGELREMVLGLTEQVAATWHLPDRGMWETRDEERHYLSSKVICWLTLDRAVGLADRLGDRADPRRWARVRDEIRDTVLREGWNDRIGAFTGSFGSAELDASALILPVAHFLPATDPRMRSTISIVERELGTDDGLLRRWSTDPGGFLLCSFWLVECLVMAGEPQRAEELFERVVGYANDVGLFSEQVDLRTGEHLGNTPQALSHVGLINAAWRLTKPDSY
- a CDS encoding pectate lyase yields the protein MQKRRLPGRRPLLLAVGAGVTVAALAAGMTSAFAATVFSDDFNDGNTSGWSKSGGTWSVDGSGVLNQSSAGSELARQFAGQTSWTNYSVQARVRPASFGSSSALVGLAARSTSSTKMYRLALLGSGRAELQAVNGSNITAIGSASLGIGTGTWYTLRIEANGSTIRGFVNGTQIASGSNSLAGAGRIGLVTAYASGGFDDVTVDSSGGGTPTTPPATTAPPTTPPPTTPGPTTPPPAGWPTPTSSQKVDATIAVSGTFDGGLKRYYGIGDGGQSESQDPMFELAAGATLRNVIIGAPAGDGVHCEGNCTLINVWWEDVGEDAATFRGGTTYTVDGGGARSASDKVFQHNGSGTVTIRNFRVENAGKLYRACGNCSTSYQRHVVIDNVIVRNTDAIAGINTNWGDTARFSRITIVDDPDRETSICVKYRGVPKGDEPTEIGEGADGVNCFYSPSDITYQ